One Fuerstiella marisgermanici DNA window includes the following coding sequences:
- a CDS encoding RNA polymerase sigma factor, translated as MADGFHTTQWSVVLAAGDDQRGSHSHRALESLCQTYWSPLYAYVRHKVRDEHLAQDLTQTFFERLLEKETLATADPQRGRFRTFLLTACERFLINEWQKDNAIKRGGGRRTLSLDFDAVEARYSLEPQDRLTAEVVFERQWVIALIDSVLAQLRQEYVDRNQAKHFDWLKPYLTGGGRQTYAALAETMNSTEAAVKIAVHRLRTRYRDQIRSEIAQTVASPDDVEDEIRRLFEVLAEKR; from the coding sequence ATGGCTGACGGCTTTCACACAACTCAATGGAGCGTCGTGCTGGCGGCGGGTGATGACCAGCGGGGCAGCCATTCGCATCGAGCGCTGGAATCACTTTGTCAGACATACTGGTCGCCGCTGTACGCTTACGTGCGCCACAAAGTTCGTGACGAACATCTGGCTCAGGATCTGACGCAGACGTTTTTCGAACGCCTTCTGGAAAAGGAAACTCTGGCCACGGCTGATCCGCAACGAGGACGGTTTCGCACCTTCCTGCTGACCGCCTGCGAACGATTTTTGATCAACGAATGGCAGAAAGACAACGCCATAAAGCGAGGCGGCGGCCGCAGAACGCTGTCGCTGGATTTCGATGCGGTCGAGGCGCGGTATTCTTTGGAACCGCAGGATCGGCTGACGGCGGAAGTCGTTTTCGAACGGCAGTGGGTGATTGCGTTGATCGATTCGGTGCTGGCGCAGCTGAGGCAGGAGTACGTCGACCGGAATCAGGCAAAGCACTTCGACTGGCTGAAGCCGTACTTGACCGGCGGCGGCAGGCAAACTTATGCGGCTCTGGCCGAAACGATGAACAGCACAGAAGCGGCCGTCAAAATCGCCGTGCATCGCCTCAGAACGCGTTATCGCGACCAGATTCGTTCCGAGATCGCTCAAACGGTGGCTTCGCCGGACGACGTTGAGGACGAAATCCGCAGGCTTTTCGAAGTGCTGGCGGAGAAACGTTAA
- a CDS encoding response regulator, protein MTPPSSSPNPQVRREDRQRLADIIETSSDAIFSKRPDGTITSWNHGAERLYGYSAEEAIGQSVTMLLPEGMDEEEPEVANALQRGLRLDQFETVRRRKCGSLVDVSITLAPLRNQAGKVTESASIQRDITHRRQAQAELRQAMISAEQASKAKSEFMANISHELRTPMNAIMGMTDLALNEPLSESVRDYLTTVKDSADAMLILINDILDFSRLEADGFELDPAPFDVRRMLEETMRSLSLRAHEKGLELAAQVHPDVPLRVVADAVRVRQMLTNLVGNAVKFTETGEVVVTVEPVDYDAADSSDWDAGESVTLHFCVSDTGIGISEKDQQRIFAPFTQVDASMTRSYAGTGLGLSICHELAQLQGGRIWLESEPGVGSRFHFTVTVEVAAATDAQTSADSMPIDALEGTRVLIVDDNETSRRILAEMLESWSMIPCTADGTESAIQQLQAAAEEGEGFPLLLVDAVMPNADGIELLQQLEQSTESVGASILMLSPADKHLFRRRSDGLRVGAFVEKPVSQSSLLNGIREAIGDVAVVRSPDQAIVAAPRSLNVLVAEDIPANQKVVSAILKKRGHDVTIAHNGREAIDLRKRVDFDVVLMDVQMPVLDGLQATKTIRELERGTGKQIPIIAMTAHAMRGDREACLAAGMNAYVPKPLDADLLLRTLEKLAAGQQSSKSQQLSLVTKSGTWRYRSRTVEPPASPEPPSPPQDQKPVWNVDVALKRMGDDAVILGSMVDYFFEDSPGLMQQLEECLQSDNPTEATRLAHSLKGLCANFEATAAVKVAQEIETMCRDNELADANERLPLLRSELEALTAALEVWKSEQGT, encoded by the coding sequence ATGACACCGCCTTCTTCGAGTCCCAATCCTCAAGTCCGCCGCGAGGACCGTCAGCGATTGGCTGACATCATTGAGACATCCAGCGACGCTATTTTCAGCAAACGTCCGGACGGCACGATTACCAGCTGGAACCATGGAGCCGAGCGGCTGTACGGATATTCAGCGGAAGAAGCCATTGGTCAGTCAGTCACGATGCTTCTTCCGGAAGGAATGGACGAAGAAGAGCCCGAAGTTGCGAACGCGTTGCAGCGAGGACTACGACTTGACCAGTTTGAGACCGTTCGGCGACGAAAGTGCGGTTCGCTTGTCGATGTGTCGATCACACTGGCGCCGTTGCGAAATCAGGCGGGCAAAGTCACGGAATCGGCCAGCATTCAACGCGATATCACTCACCGTCGCCAGGCTCAGGCCGAACTGCGGCAGGCGATGATTTCGGCCGAACAGGCCAGCAAGGCGAAAAGCGAATTCATGGCGAATATCAGCCATGAGCTGCGAACTCCCATGAACGCCATTATGGGAATGACCGATCTGGCGCTGAACGAGCCACTTAGCGAATCCGTCCGCGACTATCTGACCACAGTGAAAGATTCGGCGGACGCGATGTTGATTCTGATCAACGACATTCTTGATTTTTCACGGCTGGAAGCCGACGGGTTCGAACTTGATCCGGCACCGTTTGACGTTCGCCGCATGCTGGAAGAAACAATGCGTTCGCTGTCCCTGCGAGCTCATGAAAAGGGACTGGAACTGGCAGCACAGGTGCATCCGGACGTACCGTTGCGAGTCGTCGCGGACGCAGTACGCGTGCGTCAGATGTTGACGAACCTGGTGGGCAACGCTGTTAAGTTTACAGAAACGGGCGAAGTGGTCGTCACGGTGGAACCTGTAGACTACGACGCGGCTGATTCTTCAGACTGGGACGCGGGCGAAAGTGTGACGCTGCATTTCTGCGTGTCTGACACGGGGATCGGGATCAGCGAAAAAGACCAGCAACGAATTTTTGCACCGTTCACTCAGGTGGATGCGTCCATGACGCGGTCGTATGCCGGCACCGGACTCGGACTTTCTATCTGCCACGAACTGGCTCAGTTGCAGGGCGGTCGCATCTGGCTGGAAAGCGAACCGGGCGTTGGCAGTCGGTTTCATTTCACCGTCACTGTAGAAGTGGCCGCCGCGACTGACGCTCAGACTTCTGCAGATTCAATGCCCATCGACGCGCTGGAGGGAACTCGCGTTTTGATCGTCGATGACAATGAAACGTCGCGGCGCATCCTGGCAGAGATGCTCGAATCATGGTCCATGATTCCCTGTACGGCCGACGGCACTGAATCCGCCATTCAGCAATTGCAGGCGGCGGCGGAAGAAGGAGAAGGGTTTCCGTTGTTGCTGGTGGATGCGGTCATGCCCAACGCCGACGGAATCGAATTGCTGCAACAGCTTGAACAGTCGACTGAATCTGTTGGTGCCAGCATCCTGATGCTTTCGCCAGCTGATAAGCACCTGTTTCGGCGACGGTCCGATGGGCTTCGCGTCGGCGCGTTTGTCGAAAAACCTGTGTCGCAGTCGAGTCTGCTGAATGGGATTCGTGAGGCGATTGGTGATGTCGCCGTCGTGCGTTCGCCGGACCAGGCCATCGTCGCTGCACCGCGCAGTCTGAACGTTTTGGTGGCGGAAGATATTCCTGCCAACCAAAAAGTCGTATCCGCCATTCTAAAGAAGCGAGGTCACGACGTTACGATCGCTCATAATGGCCGTGAAGCGATTGACCTGCGCAAACGCGTTGACTTTGACGTGGTGCTGATGGACGTGCAGATGCCAGTGTTGGATGGGCTGCAGGCCACAAAAACGATTCGCGAGCTTGAACGCGGAACAGGCAAGCAGATTCCTATCATCGCCATGACGGCTCATGCCATGCGTGGCGACCGCGAAGCCTGTCTGGCAGCGGGAATGAATGCCTACGTTCCCAAACCGCTGGACGCGGACCTGCTGTTGCGAACGCTGGAAAAACTCGCAGCAGGCCAGCAATCATCGAAGAGCCAGCAGCTGTCGCTGGTTACCAAATCAGGCACGTGGCGGTACCGCAGTCGCACAGTTGAGCCTCCAGCCTCCCCCGAACCGCCCTCGCCTCCACAGGATCAAAAACCTGTCTGGAATGTCGATGTCGCACTCAAACGCATGGGAGATGATGCGGTAATCCTGGGCAGCATGGTCGATTACTTCTTCGAAGATTCGCCCGGATTGATGCAGCAGTTGGAGGAGTGTTTGCAGTCAGACAACCCAACCGAAGCGACTCGTCTGGCTCATAGTCTCAAGGGCCTGTGTGCGAACTTCGAAGCGACCGCGGCCGTCAAGGTGGCTCAGGAAATCGAAACGATGTGTCGCGACAATGAACTTGCCGATGCCAACGAACGGTTGCCACTTCTTCGATCCGAACTGGAAGCTCTAACCGCCGCGCTGGAAGTCTGGAAAAGCGAACAGGGAACGTAA
- the ilvA gene encoding threonine ammonia-lyase, biosynthetic: protein MLDYLQRILNAHVYDVAVETPLDPAKKLSERLRNHVWLKREDQQSVHSFKLRGAFNKMSRLSADELARGVVCSSAGNHAQGVALSALHLGCEAHIVMPETTPELKSDAVRALGGHVVLHGDSYTDAFDHAIKLQQQHRYVFVHPFDDPDVIAGQGTIGMEILRQHQRPIHAVFVPIGGGGLISGVAAYIKAVRPGIKVIGVQMEDSDAMLQAITAGHPVRLQDVGLFSDGTAVKMVGEETFRLTKQLVDDFVKVDTDAVCAAIRDAFEDTRSILEPAGAMGIAGLKQYVSDHDLRDEVLVAVTCGANMNFDRLRFVAERADVGDEREALFAVTIPEERGSFRRLCETIGQRSVTEFSYRMSDEREAHVLVGLSIRNREEVPEISAALSAEGFDALDLVDDELAKQHVRYMVGGRSRLHNQNSHNDEQLCRFQFPERPGALMRFLSRMNPGWNISLFHYRNQGADYGRILVGIQVPKHDLTAFGEFIDTLGYRCVDETTNPVYERFLR, encoded by the coding sequence ATGTTGGACTATCTACAAAGGATCCTGAACGCTCATGTTTACGACGTGGCCGTCGAAACACCGCTGGATCCGGCAAAGAAACTGTCGGAACGCCTGCGCAACCATGTGTGGCTAAAGCGGGAAGACCAGCAGTCCGTCCACAGCTTCAAACTGCGCGGCGCCTTTAACAAGATGTCGCGTCTGTCGGCGGACGAACTTGCCCGCGGCGTTGTGTGCTCTTCGGCCGGCAACCACGCTCAGGGTGTGGCGCTCAGTGCTTTGCATCTGGGCTGCGAAGCTCACATCGTCATGCCTGAAACGACGCCCGAGCTAAAGTCCGACGCTGTTCGAGCATTGGGCGGCCACGTCGTGCTGCACGGAGACAGCTATACAGATGCGTTTGACCACGCGATCAAACTGCAACAACAGCACCGCTATGTGTTCGTGCATCCGTTTGACGATCCGGATGTGATTGCGGGGCAGGGGACCATCGGCATGGAGATTCTGCGGCAGCATCAGCGTCCGATCCACGCCGTGTTTGTGCCCATCGGTGGTGGAGGCCTGATATCCGGCGTCGCGGCGTATATCAAAGCGGTGCGGCCTGGGATCAAAGTTATCGGTGTTCAAATGGAAGATTCCGACGCCATGCTTCAGGCGATCACCGCTGGTCACCCCGTCCGGCTGCAGGACGTGGGGCTGTTTTCTGACGGAACCGCGGTAAAGATGGTCGGCGAAGAAACCTTCCGGCTGACAAAGCAGCTTGTGGATGACTTTGTAAAGGTCGATACCGACGCGGTGTGCGCGGCCATTCGAGATGCCTTCGAAGATACTCGAAGCATTCTCGAACCGGCCGGAGCGATGGGGATTGCCGGCCTAAAGCAGTATGTCAGCGACCACGATCTGCGAGATGAAGTTCTGGTGGCGGTGACGTGTGGAGCGAACATGAACTTCGACCGACTGCGTTTTGTGGCCGAACGAGCGGACGTGGGCGACGAACGGGAAGCGCTGTTTGCTGTGACGATTCCGGAAGAACGGGGCAGCTTTCGACGGCTATGCGAAACGATCGGCCAACGTAGTGTGACGGAGTTCAGTTATCGGATGAGCGACGAACGTGAAGCTCACGTGCTGGTCGGGTTAAGTATCCGCAATCGTGAAGAGGTCCCCGAAATCAGCGCGGCGTTGTCCGCTGAAGGGTTTGACGCATTGGATCTGGTCGACGACGAACTCGCAAAACAACACGTGCGATACATGGTTGGCGGGCGCAGTCGGCTGCACAACCAGAACTCGCACAACGACGAACAGCTGTGTCGATTCCAGTTTCCTGAACGACCGGGCGCATTGATGAGGTTTCTGTCGCGGATGAATCCCGGCTGGAACATCAGCCTGTTTCATTATCGTAATCAGGGAGCTGACTACGGCCGAATTCTGGTCGGCATCCAGGTTCCGAAGCATGACCTGACGGCATTCGGAGAGTTCATCGATACGTTGGGTTACCGCTGCGTCGACGAAACGACGAACCCGGTGTACGAACGTTTTTTACGTTAA
- a CDS encoding NAD-dependent succinate-semialdehyde dehydrogenase, with protein sequence MTIASINPATNEQIKMYPPLTKDEVSAAIEKSDDAYQTWKTTSFVERKTILLKLAETLRANVDKFAHLITLEMGKRISESRYEINYCANIAEFYANGAETFLADQPMDVDDVDAYIRHEPLGVIMGVMPWNFPFYQVIRFAAPNVMAGNTVMVKHASNVPQCAEAIADLFRESGLPDGVYTNLFIPTEFVELIVSDKRVQGVSLTGSEVAGAAVASLAGKNLKRSVLELGGNDPFIVLDDADVEKAVTLAVKGRTVNAGQSCVAAKRFIVVDEVADRFLSGFKQQMSQLEMGDPADEQTTLAPLSSEDAAVKLQKQVQATIDAGATVVLGGDRPDRLGAYFNPTILTDITPEMPTFDQELFGPVASVYRVKDEAAAIELANRSSYGLGGSVYTQDAERGRRVAEQVQTGMMFINQPTRSQAELPFGGIKNSGYGRELSHLGILEFINRKLIHTGPKKS encoded by the coding sequence ATGACGATTGCCAGCATTAACCCTGCGACAAACGAGCAAATCAAGATGTATCCGCCGCTCACCAAAGACGAAGTGTCTGCGGCAATCGAGAAATCTGACGACGCTTATCAAACGTGGAAGACGACATCTTTTGTCGAACGAAAAACGATCCTTCTTAAGCTCGCCGAAACTCTGCGCGCCAACGTGGACAAATTCGCACACCTGATCACGCTGGAGATGGGAAAACGGATCTCGGAAAGTCGCTACGAAATCAATTACTGCGCGAACATCGCCGAATTCTACGCCAACGGTGCGGAAACATTTCTGGCCGATCAGCCCATGGATGTCGACGATGTAGACGCGTACATCCGCCACGAACCACTCGGCGTCATCATGGGCGTGATGCCATGGAATTTTCCGTTCTACCAGGTCATCCGCTTTGCCGCACCAAACGTCATGGCAGGCAACACCGTAATGGTGAAACACGCCAGCAATGTTCCTCAATGTGCCGAAGCCATTGCAGACCTGTTCCGGGAGAGTGGCTTGCCGGATGGGGTGTACACGAATCTGTTCATTCCGACCGAGTTTGTCGAACTGATCGTATCCGACAAACGAGTGCAGGGCGTATCGTTGACCGGCAGCGAAGTCGCCGGAGCGGCCGTTGCCTCACTGGCAGGAAAAAACCTGAAACGCAGCGTCCTGGAACTCGGCGGCAACGACCCGTTTATCGTGCTGGACGACGCGGACGTTGAGAAAGCCGTCACGCTGGCGGTCAAAGGCCGTACCGTTAACGCGGGGCAATCATGCGTGGCGGCCAAACGATTCATTGTGGTGGACGAAGTCGCTGACCGGTTTCTTTCCGGATTCAAGCAGCAAATGTCACAACTGGAAATGGGCGACCCCGCAGACGAACAGACAACTCTGGCGCCGCTCTCTTCTGAAGATGCGGCCGTCAAACTGCAAAAGCAAGTGCAGGCCACAATCGACGCCGGTGCCACTGTTGTACTTGGCGGCGATCGACCGGATCGGCTTGGAGCGTACTTCAATCCGACAATCCTGACCGACATCACGCCTGAGATGCCAACATTCGATCAGGAATTGTTCGGTCCGGTGGCCAGCGTCTACCGAGTCAAAGACGAGGCGGCAGCGATCGAACTGGCAAACCGTTCCTCGTATGGGCTCGGTGGCAGCGTTTACACACAAGACGCCGAACGAGGGCGCCGCGTCGCCGAGCAGGTGCAAACAGGCATGATGTTCATCAACCAGCCAACGCGATCACAGGCGGAGTTGCCGTTTGGTGGTATCAAAAACTCCGGCTACGGTCGCGAACTCTCACACCTTGGCATTTTGGAATTCATCAACCGAAAGTTGATTCACACCGGGCCAAAGAAGTCCTGA
- a CDS encoding FAD/NAD(P)-binding protein, translating into MNTTAIIGGGFSGTLASVNLVRFAKKQQRVVIVNSGRPFGRGTAYGTTRPEHLLNVAARNMSAFPDHPDHFFHWLRSRCEFDSVPDAELRETFVPRQIYGDYVRGVATHFLGSHDPRSQVECKVIEDTAVDIEPRGDGGVVLLEKGQPIEAQNVLLATGNQPPAGLPGAERLASDSRYVGNPWKNWHESLPNDDAHIVVLGTGLTAVDVVVTLRKKGWNGRITAISRNGMLPQRHFRGIQWPSVVPDDGQHRSLQELSKLIRQDCERLRGVSQNPAIAVDKLRGRTQAFWQNLTIEEKQRFLKEYAPSWNVIRHRIAGPIHDAITDSLDCGQLTIIPATIQSLSAEERTIDVSLIDTSSQPQTVHGDLVINCTGPKARFSNSGIPLYQQLFARGLAKPDDMDMGIAVDSHFAVIDADGQSSAFLHAIGPILKGTLWETVAVPELRAQAMHVAQAILLQPPVHIQDFDTIEYCI; encoded by the coding sequence ATGAATACAACAGCCATCATCGGTGGAGGATTCAGCGGAACTCTGGCTTCCGTCAATCTTGTCCGTTTCGCAAAAAAGCAGCAACGCGTCGTCATTGTGAATTCCGGCCGGCCGTTTGGTCGAGGCACCGCGTACGGCACGACGCGGCCTGAACATTTGCTGAACGTCGCCGCGCGCAACATGTCTGCCTTTCCTGATCATCCGGATCACTTTTTTCACTGGCTGCGGTCAAGGTGCGAATTCGATTCTGTGCCTGATGCCGAACTGCGCGAAACATTCGTTCCCCGTCAGATTTATGGCGACTACGTGCGCGGTGTGGCGACTCACTTTCTCGGTTCCCACGATCCACGCTCGCAGGTCGAATGTAAGGTTATTGAAGACACGGCCGTAGACATCGAACCGCGCGGTGATGGTGGAGTGGTGCTGCTTGAAAAAGGTCAGCCGATCGAAGCGCAAAACGTCCTGCTGGCCACGGGCAACCAACCGCCCGCCGGTTTGCCGGGAGCCGAACGGCTGGCCAGCGATTCGCGATACGTCGGCAACCCGTGGAAGAACTGGCACGAAAGTCTGCCGAATGACGACGCTCACATTGTTGTCCTGGGGACGGGACTGACGGCGGTAGACGTCGTGGTGACGCTGCGCAAGAAGGGCTGGAATGGCCGCATTACAGCGATTTCACGCAACGGCATGTTGCCGCAGCGACACTTCCGAGGCATTCAGTGGCCCAGTGTGGTTCCCGATGACGGCCAGCACCGAAGTCTGCAGGAACTGTCAAAACTGATTCGTCAGGATTGCGAACGTTTGCGCGGCGTCAGCCAGAATCCGGCGATCGCCGTCGACAAACTACGCGGCCGAACTCAGGCTTTTTGGCAAAATTTGACCATCGAAGAAAAGCAACGATTCCTGAAAGAGTACGCTCCAAGCTGGAACGTGATCCGTCACCGCATCGCTGGCCCGATCCACGACGCGATTACCGATTCGCTGGACTGTGGTCAGCTAACGATCATTCCTGCCACGATTCAATCGCTGTCTGCCGAAGAACGGACGATCGACGTTTCGCTGATCGACACCAGTAGTCAACCACAAACAGTTCACGGCGACCTTGTAATAAACTGTACCGGCCCGAAGGCACGATTTTCGAATTCCGGTATCCCGTTGTATCAGCAACTGTTTGCACGCGGTTTAGCGAAACCGGATGACATGGATATGGGGATCGCCGTCGACAGTCATTTTGCTGTCATCGATGCGGACGGTCAGTCTTCTGCGTTCCTGCACGCCATCGGTCCCATCCTCAAAGGCACGCTGTGGGAAACCGTGGCGGTGCCCGAACTGCGAGCTCAAGCGATGCACGTCGCTCAGGCCATTCTACTGCAGCCACCCGTTCATATTCAGGACTTCGATACGATTGAGTACTGCATTTAA
- the nadE gene encoding NAD(+) synthase gives MKRLRLGAAILNQTPLDWEGNTDRILAAIEMARSNGVSVLCLPELCITGYGCEDMFVSSHTWRTAWDMLQKIIPATKGMILSIGLPLYITNGVYNVACIAADRKIVGIVPKQHLAGDGLHYEPRWFRAWPAETISEYSHDGSASPIGDLIFECDGVRFGFEICEDAWVAGRPGNRMAECGVDVILNPSASHFAFGKHEIRKRFVLEGSRAFGVSYIYANLVGNEAGRAIYDGGALIASAGELIAAGPRFGFRDVDVTVADVDIDLSRTRRAAVHATPFDVTDDVQERIAHVPGTLETPDQPYKSTADVGAESEFSEFTQAISLALFDYMRKSYSNGFVVSMSGGADSSATACLIRCMVERATADLGIDGFLQKVAYLKSIAAANDLDAIMSQLFTGVYQATRNSSETTRSAAEAVTKCVGGTYHELDVDGLVAGYTQVVEGAIGRELKWETDDITLQNIQARTRSPAIWMFANLKNALLLSTSNRSEAAVGYATMDGDTSGGLSPIAGIDKAFLRDWLKVMEADGSAGVAAIPTLSLVNQQQPTAELRPSEYDQTDEGDLMPYPILDEIENYAIGDKLAPAEVLQCLVEQHPEIPKDQLSEWLKRFFRLWSRNQWKRERYAPSFHVDDKNLDPRTWCRFPILSGGFRHELSQLD, from the coding sequence ATGAAACGACTTCGGCTGGGAGCCGCAATTCTGAACCAGACACCTCTGGACTGGGAAGGCAACACCGACCGGATTCTGGCGGCCATCGAAATGGCTCGCAGCAACGGCGTGAGCGTTCTGTGTCTGCCCGAACTGTGCATCACCGGTTACGGCTGCGAAGACATGTTCGTTTCGTCCCACACCTGGCGCACGGCGTGGGACATGCTGCAGAAAATCATTCCGGCGACCAAAGGCATGATCCTTTCGATTGGTCTGCCTTTGTACATCACCAATGGCGTCTACAACGTCGCCTGCATCGCGGCTGATCGTAAGATCGTAGGCATTGTGCCGAAGCAGCATCTGGCCGGCGACGGATTGCATTATGAACCTCGATGGTTTCGAGCGTGGCCGGCGGAAACCATCAGCGAGTATTCTCACGATGGCAGTGCCTCGCCGATTGGTGATTTGATTTTCGAATGCGACGGAGTCCGGTTCGGCTTCGAAATCTGCGAAGACGCCTGGGTGGCCGGGCGACCGGGCAACCGCATGGCCGAATGCGGCGTAGACGTCATCCTGAATCCCAGCGCCAGCCATTTCGCCTTCGGCAAGCACGAAATCCGCAAACGCTTTGTACTGGAAGGCTCGCGAGCATTCGGCGTCAGCTACATCTATGCCAATCTGGTGGGTAACGAAGCGGGCCGAGCAATTTATGACGGCGGCGCGTTGATCGCTTCGGCTGGAGAACTGATTGCCGCCGGGCCACGCTTTGGTTTTCGCGATGTCGACGTGACGGTCGCCGATGTCGATATCGACCTGTCTCGCACCCGCCGCGCGGCCGTTCATGCCACACCTTTTGACGTGACCGACGACGTTCAGGAACGAATCGCTCACGTCCCCGGTACGCTGGAAACTCCTGACCAGCCGTACAAATCCACGGCGGATGTCGGCGCGGAATCTGAGTTCAGCGAATTCACTCAGGCCATTTCGTTGGCGTTGTTCGACTACATGCGAAAAAGCTACTCCAACGGCTTTGTGGTCAGTATGAGCGGCGGCGCAGATTCTTCCGCGACGGCCTGCCTGATTCGCTGTATGGTCGAACGAGCAACAGCGGATCTGGGCATCGACGGCTTCCTTCAGAAAGTTGCCTACTTAAAAAGTATTGCCGCAGCCAACGATCTGGATGCGATCATGTCGCAACTGTTCACCGGCGTGTATCAGGCCACTCGCAACAGCTCCGAAACCACTCGCTCGGCTGCCGAAGCAGTCACCAAATGCGTGGGCGGTACGTATCACGAACTTGATGTCGACGGACTGGTCGCCGGCTACACGCAGGTTGTCGAAGGTGCCATCGGCCGCGAGCTGAAATGGGAAACCGACGACATCACTCTGCAGAATATCCAGGCAAGAACCCGTTCGCCCGCCATCTGGATGTTCGCGAATCTGAAAAACGCTTTGCTGCTTTCCACCAGCAATCGTTCCGAAGCAGCCGTTGGTTATGCAACAATGGACGGCGACACGTCTGGCGGGTTGAGTCCCATTGCCGGAATCGATAAGGCGTTTCTTCGTGATTGGCTGAAAGTGATGGAGGCGGATGGCTCAGCAGGCGTGGCCGCCATTCCAACGCTGTCGCTGGTCAATCAACAGCAGCCGACCGCTGAGTTGCGTCCTTCGGAATATGACCAGACCGACGAAGGCGACTTGATGCCGTATCCGATTCTGGATGAGATCGAAAATTACGCGATCGGCGACAAACTGGCTCCGGCGGAAGTCCTGCAATGCCTTGTCGAACAGCATCCCGAGATCCCGAAAGATCAGCTTAGCGAATGGCTGAAGCGCTTCTTTCGACTATGGTCCCGCAACCAGTGGAAGCGGGAACGCTACGCGCCTTCGTTTCATGTGGATGACAAGAACCTGGATCCCCGTACGTGGTGCCGGTTCCCGATCCTTTCGGGCGGATTTCGGCATGAGCTCTCGCAGTTGGATTAG